Proteins encoded together in one Amblyomma americanum isolate KBUSLIRL-KWMA chromosome 1, ASM5285725v1, whole genome shotgun sequence window:
- the LOC144112953 gene encoding uncharacterized protein LOC144112953 — MSKTPSGATAGTTDGQDGGKVSDSISVSDFLSAMREKDRLLASLLERLALPASSGAPGVAAATTTYQVMPDLSKNISDFDGSGDAVSAKEWLGNLQTTATLHRWPEPFKLETAKCHLVGPAKDWLRSRKEVSTSWENFDYHFRRTFCGQTRAAERWRKMQERVQQRNESTTAYFHSKVRLCREANLDFCDTREQVLTGLRSRQLCTMLLGRTHEDDDDLLHDIMEFERIDREREQRFGGMREKRQFTAATERVAETPPARKTTYDRFGKDRRPPLTNERGQFKCYNCGRFGHISCDCPEERHEMKCLRCGKSGHTQRHCSMSQSNETNTVTDTERKIAPGALLKQVMLNGTTTLVGMIDNGSSGCLLRASAAARCGARLTKDATALYGFGSQGTPSARAIGKCYTDLEIDGVKGENGPFLVVPDDTLTVDLLVGRTYTELPYVAYARLGGCLRFWHKSVCPFSHLEPLNEPRLRVKATRETVIHSNSINWITLSSDSDLSGPVLFCTLGSEILVDMREGEISVPIFTSGDKDLLVKRGRRLGRVMEVDVVEIPDSQKQPARVSESDATEPKVFCVATERRPIEDQQLEVGPSVTKQQKAELLGLLNKYRDCFANNISELGCTPVLKMDITETPGSSPVAVRPCRTNAAERETIREIVGEWKREDIVSETSSPYASPVILVQKKNGEKRLVVDYRRLNAQRLKEKYPLPSMDEQLEKLSGAKLYTVLDLAHGYLQVPLSDEANSKTAFITPDETGQFERMTFGLTNAPSVFQRLMNRVLGPLRGTIAMCYLDDVLIPARNWNELLVRLRQVLEAFKRANLTLRLSKCAFAKDSVEFLGFRLKEGTVQPGEAKVQAIELFPVPKNAHDVRRF, encoded by the coding sequence ATGAGCAAgacaccttcaggagcgacaGCGGGCACCACCGACGGTCAAGATGGAGGAAAAGTGAGCGACAGCATTTCAGTGAGCGACTTCCTGAGCGCGATGCGGGAAAAAGACCGTCTGTTGGCCAGTCTGCTGGAAAGGCTCGCTCTACCAGCGTCATCAGGAGCGCCAGgcgtggcagcagcaacaacaacctaTCAGGTGATgcctgacctcagcaagaacatttCTGACTTCGATGGCAGCGGCGATGCGGTGTCGGCGAAAGAGTGGCTGGGAAACCTGCAGACCACCGCTACACTGCACCGATGGCCTGAACCATTCAAGTTGGAGACTGCTAAGTGCCACCTTGTGGGACCTGCCAAGGACTGGCTGCGTTCTCGCAAAGAAGTGAGTACGTCGTGGGAAAATTTTGACTACCACTTCCGCCGCACCTTCTGCGGCCAGACACGAGCGGCAGAACGATGGAGGAAGATGCAGGAGCGAGTACAGCAGCGCAACGAAAGCACAACAGCCTACTTCCATTCAAAGGTGCGTCTTTGTCGAGAGGCCAACCTCGATTTTTGTGACACCCGGGAGCAGGTGTTGACCGGTCTCCGCTCAAGGCAGCTCTGTACTATGCTACTTGGACGCAcccacgaggacgacgacgatctTCTCCACGATATTATGGAATTTGAGCGTatcgaccgagagcgggagcaaAGGTTTGGCGGCATGCGTGAGAAGAGGCAATTCACGGCGGCCACCGAAAGGGTTGCAGAAACACCACCTGCGCGGAAGACTACGTACGATCGATTTGGCAAGGACAGGAGACCACCCCTGACCAACGAAAGAGGCCAGTTCAAATGCTACAACTGTGGGCGATTCGGACACATCTCCTGCGATTGCCCAGAAGAAAGGCATGAGATGAAATGCTTACGCTGTGGGAAGAGCGGCCACACGCAGCGTCATTGTTCGATGAGCCAAAGCAACGAGACCAACACAGTGACCGACACCGAACGGAAAATCGCCCCTGGAGCGCTACTGAAGCAGGTCATGCTGAACGGGACGACGACCCTCGTCGGCATGATCGACAACGGCAGCTCTGGATGCCTCCTGCGTGCCTCTGCGGCTGCACGTTGCGGTGCGAGGCTGACGAAGGATGCCACGGCCCTCTACGGTTTCGGCAGCCAAGGCACTCCTTCAGCCAGGGCGATCGGCAAGTGCTACACAGACCTCGAGATCGACGGTGTCAAAGGCGAGAACGGTCCTTTTCTTGTAGTGCCAGACGATACTTTGACAGTTGACTTGCTTGTCGGGAGAACGTACACAGAACTACCTTACGTGGCCTACGCCAGGCTGGGTGGTTGTTTGCGCTTCTGGCACAAAAGTGTATGTCCGTTCTCTCACCTGGAGCCGTTGAATGAGCCCAGACTGCGTGTGAAAGCGACTAGAGAGACCGTCATTCACTCTAACTCCATTAATTGGATAACTTTATCATCAGATTCCGATTTGTCAGGCCCTGTTTTGTTCTGTACACTTGGAAGCGAAATTCTTGTCGACATGAGAGAAGGGGAGATTAGTGTGCCGATTTTCACGAGCGGAGACAAAGACTTGCTTGTGAAAAGGGGACGGCGACTCGGGCGCGTCATGGAGGTTGACGTTGTGGAGATACCTGACAGCCAAAAGCAACCTGCCCGCGTGAGCGAGAGCGATGCAACTGAGCCCAAGGTTTTCTGCGTTGCGACAGAGCGCAGACCAATCGAGGATCAGCAGCTTGAAGTGGGGCCCTCAGTAACGAAGCAGCAAAAGGCTGAACTTCTTGGCCTTCTAAATAAATATCGCGACTGCTTCGCCAACAACATTAGCGAGCTGGGATGCACTCCTGTGCTTAAGATGGACATCACGGAGACACCTGGAAGTTCGCCTGTCGCGGTTAGGCCGTGCCGAACAAATGCCGCGGAGAGAGAGACAATTCGTGAGATTGTTGGAGAGTGGAAAAGAGAGGATATCGTAAGCGAGACCTCGTCGCCTTACGCGAGCCCAGTGATCCTAGTGCAAAAAAAGAACGGCGAGAAGCGTTTAgtcgtcgattaccgccgcctgaacgCGCAGAGATTGAAGGAGAAGTACCCGCTCCCTAGCATGGACGAACAGCTTGAGAAACTGTCTGGGGCGAAGCTGTACACTGTGCTGGACCTTGCTCATGGCTATCTGCAGGTGCCACTCAGCGACGAAGCAAATAGCAAAACAGCTTTCATAACACCTGATGAGACAGGGCAGTTCGAAAGGATGACGTTTGGGCTCACAAACGCTCCATCGGTGTTCCAGCGCCTGATGAATCGAGTCTTGGGGCCTTTGAGGGGCACGATTGCAATGTGCTATTTGGATGACGTGCTCATTCCGGCACGGAACTGGAACGAGTTACTCGTGCGGCTGCGCCAGGTTCTCGAAGCTTTCAAAAGGGCGAATCTAACCCTGAGACTTAGCAAGTGCGCCTTCGCTAAGGACAGCGTTGAATTTCTGGGTTTTCGCCTCAAGGAGGGAACGGTGCAGCCCGGAGAAGCTAAGGTGCAGGCAATAGAGCTTTTCCCTGTACCGAAAAACGCTCATGACGTCAGGCGGTTCTAG
- the LOC144134629 gene encoding uncharacterized protein LOC144134629, with amino-acid sequence MKNLPVHLEKVPGVQHALYADDISIWATQGSLGEMEASLPEAATAVNEYAKRCGLHCSPQKSEFVHIRPNKKCTNKIELRLGSEPIPERKEIRALGLFIHQRRLATTTLDKLKKVGDQVGRMVRRVSNKKGGLRSKDALRMANAFVTSRILYSTPYLRLNKHDQNIIEVIIRKRAKKALDLPITTSNLRLQGLGMTNSFDELREAHLTGQYTRLSQTPSGRRLLARLHIEHTTLTEERVRLSQEWRYALHVRPLPINMSRDDHEGRRRARAEALAHHYGRKPGVYYVDASGPHQGGWYTAAVIHESNTVNGLTFKARSVTQAEEVAIALAATHSDSKTIITDSRGACRNVQQGWVPYLAYRLLQNSSYVGGPSHRFIVWAPAHSGLGGNEAADAAARALSNRATSSPASSEEVAEATPTYTYKEITQLYKDRHKLYPHPCKGLTRAEERLFLRLVTNTMMCPASLKHFDPAFSGECPHCGERSSNLYHIVWACPSNPAFTPSPNPTREDWEATLLACCDLKAQKAMVERAMAAAEATGVPY; translated from the coding sequence ATGAAGAACCTGCCGGTCCACCTGGAGAAAGTCCCGGGTgtgcagcacgcgctgtacgcggacgacatctccatttgggccacgcagggctctcTCGGTGAAATGGAGGCCAGCCTGCCGGAGGCGGCCACCGCGGTGAACGAGTACGCGAAAAGATGTGGCCTTCATTGCTCCCCTCAAAAATCCGAATTCGTGCACATTCGccccaacaaaaaatgcacaaacaagatagaattgagacttggatcggaaccgatacccgaaagaaaagaaattagagccctaggtcttttcatccaccagcgtcggctggcgacgaccacgctcgacaaactaaagaaggtgggagatcaggtgggccgaatggtccgcagagtctcgaacaagaaagggggattgcgaagcaaagacgccttgcggatGGCCAATGCCTTTGTAACAAGCAGAATCCTGTACTCGACCCCCTATCTCCGCCTCAACAAACACGACCAGAACATCATCGAGGTGATAATACGCAAAAGGGCGAAGaaggccctcgacctcccgataacTACGTCTAACCTGAGACTCCAAGGTCTGGGTATGACGAACTCCTTCGATGAACTTAGAGAAGCCCACCTCACAGGTCAATACACGCGATTATCGCAGACGCCGTCAGGACGCCGCCTTTTAGCCCGTCTGCACATAGAACACACGACTCTAACCGAGGAGAGAGTAAGACTCTCTCAGGAGTGGCGTTACGCCCTGCACGTAAGACCACTCCCAATTAATATGTCCAGGGACGACCACGAGGGTAGACGCAGGGCCAGGGCAGAGGCCTTAGCTCACCACTACGGAAGGAAACCCggggtatactacgtggacgcatccggcccgcaccaaggcgggtggtacacggcggcagtgatccacgagtccaacacggtgaacgggctcaccttcaaagcccgaagcgtcactcaagcagaggaagtcgccatcgcattagcggcaacacactccgattccaagacaatcataaccgactcgcgaggggcgtgtcggaacgtccaacagggctgggtcccgtacctggcctaccggctgctgcaaaacagctcgtacgtagggggtccatcccaccgcttcatagtctgggctccggcccactcggggctaggaggaaacgaggcagcagatgcagccgcccgcgcgctctctaaccgggcaacctcgtcccccgcctcctctgaagaagtagcggaagccacgccgacctacacttacaaggaaataacgcaattatacaaagatagacataaactgtacccccacccgtgtaaaggattaacgagagcggaggaacgcctgttcctccgccttgtcacgaacaccatgatgtgcccggcctcgctaaagcactttgaccctgccttctccggggagtgcccgcactgtggggagaggtcCTCGAACCTCTACCACATAGTGTGGgcgtgcccctccaaccctgcttttactccaagcccaaaccccacccgggaggactgggaggcgaccctactcgcctgttgcgacctgaaagcccaaaaggcgatggtcgaacgagctatggcggcagcggaagccactggggtcccgtactag